One window from the genome of Pseudomonas frederiksbergensis encodes:
- the nudC gene encoding NAD(+) diphosphatase, with protein sequence MISRWTTAVLDTDLPGGWAVARSPEGFLYDDNGALFPRDWLKRQDLSILAEHGIGHLDGEPVYLLELHSALDIPGCNWKGLRAFMLEDDHTLFKVLGYAAQIGTWAREHRFCGSCGQRMSQVPRERAMYCDACELRHYPRISPSMIVLITRGDEVLLARSPRFVTGVYSTLAGFAEPGESAEDCLVREVREEVSIEVKNIQYVGSQCWPFPHSMMLGFHAEYASGDIVPQEDEIEDAQWFNVRDLPPLPASRSIARYLIDLYVARRLGHAEPVLPG encoded by the coding sequence ATGATTTCACGCTGGACCACCGCAGTACTCGACACCGACCTTCCCGGCGGCTGGGCCGTGGCCCGCAGCCCGGAAGGTTTTTTGTACGATGACAACGGCGCGCTGTTTCCCCGCGACTGGCTCAAGCGCCAGGACCTGTCGATCCTTGCCGAGCACGGTATCGGCCATCTCGATGGCGAGCCGGTCTATCTGTTGGAACTGCACAGCGCCCTGGACATTCCCGGCTGTAATTGGAAAGGCTTGCGGGCGTTCATGCTCGAAGACGACCACACGCTGTTCAAGGTGTTGGGCTACGCGGCGCAGATCGGCACTTGGGCTCGCGAGCATCGTTTTTGCGGCAGTTGCGGCCAGCGCATGAGCCAGGTCCCGCGAGAGCGGGCGATGTATTGCGATGCCTGCGAGCTGCGGCATTATCCGCGGATCTCACCTAGCATGATCGTGCTGATCACTCGTGGCGATGAAGTCCTGTTGGCACGTTCGCCCCGTTTCGTCACGGGCGTCTACAGCACCTTGGCAGGGTTTGCCGAGCCGGGCGAGTCGGCCGAGGACTGCCTTGTTCGCGAGGTCCGCGAGGAAGTCAGTATCGAAGTGAAGAACATCCAATATGTGGGCAGCCAGTGTTGGCCGTTTCCGCACTCGATGATGCTGGGCTTCCACGCCGAATACGCCAGCGGTGACATTGTGCCCCAGGAAGACGAGATCGAAGACGCGCAATGGTTCAATGTCCGCGACCTGCCACCGCTTCCAGCCTCGCGCTCGATTGCCCGGTATTTGATCGACCTCTACGTGGCCCGTCGCTTAGGCCATGCTGAACCAGTGTTGCCAGGCTAG
- a CDS encoding crotonase/enoyl-CoA hydratase family protein — translation MSQYQAFNVELADNIAHVQINRPDKINAMNAAFWSEIVDIFQWIDETDEVRVVVLSGAGKHFSSGIDLMMLAGVANELGKDVGRNARVLRRKILQLQASFNAVDNCRKPVLAAVQGYCLGGAIDLISACDMRYAAEDAQFSIKEIDIGMAADVGTLQRLPRIIGDGMLRELAYTGRTFGADEARSIGLVNRVYSDTASLLEGVMGIARDIAAKSPIAVTGTKEMISYMRDHRIDDGLEYVATWNAAMLQSNDLRLAMAAHMSKQKPEFLD, via the coding sequence ATGTCGCAATACCAAGCGTTCAACGTCGAACTTGCAGACAACATCGCCCATGTGCAAATCAATCGACCGGACAAGATCAACGCCATGAACGCGGCGTTCTGGAGCGAAATCGTCGACATTTTCCAATGGATCGACGAGACCGACGAAGTGCGAGTGGTGGTCTTGAGCGGTGCCGGCAAGCATTTCTCTTCAGGCATCGACCTGATGATGCTGGCCGGCGTGGCCAACGAGTTGGGCAAGGATGTGGGCCGTAACGCCCGGGTACTGCGGCGCAAGATCCTGCAGCTGCAAGCTTCGTTCAATGCCGTGGACAACTGTCGCAAACCGGTCCTCGCGGCGGTCCAGGGCTATTGCCTGGGTGGTGCCATCGACCTGATTTCCGCCTGCGACATGCGCTACGCCGCCGAGGACGCGCAGTTCTCGATCAAGGAAATCGACATCGGCATGGCGGCCGATGTTGGCACCTTGCAACGCTTGCCCCGGATCATCGGGGACGGCATGCTGCGTGAACTCGCTTATACGGGGCGCACCTTCGGTGCCGACGAAGCGCGCAGTATTGGCCTGGTCAATCGTGTCTACAGCGATACCGCCAGCTTGCTCGAAGGTGTGATGGGCATCGCCCGGGACATCGCCGCCAAGTCGCCGATCGCCGTTACCGGCACCAAGGAAATGATCAGCTACATGCGCGACCACCGCATCGACGACGGCTTGGAATACGTCGCCACGTGGAACGCCGCCATGCTGCAATCCAATGATCTGCGCTTGGCCATGGCCGCCCATATGAGCAAACAGAAACCCGAATTTCTGGATTGA
- a CDS encoding efflux transporter outer membrane subunit: MTDSTLFNLVAPLATARGSRVLSLALCVALLSACAIGPDYQRPSATAPVQYKEAQGWRQANPSDALARGAWWELYADTRLNELVEKLNASNQTVAQAEAQYRQAQALARSARGAFFPTVDLTVGKTRSSQGTGSSSSSLSSSSSGIRDTYSAQAGVSWEADVWGKLRRTLEADEASAQASFADLAAMRLSQQSELVQNYLQLRVIDQQKRLLQTTVDNYQRSLKMTENQYRAGVSGKDAVAQAQNQLKTTQADLIDLIWQRAQFENAIAVLIGLPPAEFSLAETQDIPALPQVPVAVPSQLLERRPDIASAERSVMAANANIGVAKAAYYPDLTLSLSGGYSSSTYDNWVSVPNRFWSVGPQLAMTLFDGGQRSAEVDRSVAAYDQTVATYRQTVLDGFREVENYMIQLKVLEDEARVRQEALDAARESLRLTQNQYRAGLIGYLDVVTVQATALSNERSVLSLQQSRLIASAQLIAALGGGWDGQLEVDDKR; this comes from the coding sequence ATGACCGATAGTACGCTGTTCAACCTTGTCGCACCGTTGGCGACCGCCCGTGGCTCGCGTGTCCTGAGCCTGGCGCTGTGCGTGGCACTGCTCAGTGCCTGCGCTATCGGTCCGGATTATCAGCGCCCGTCGGCCACCGCACCGGTGCAGTACAAGGAAGCCCAAGGCTGGCGCCAGGCCAACCCTAGCGACGCCCTGGCCCGTGGCGCCTGGTGGGAGCTGTACGCTGACACCCGTCTCAACGAGCTGGTGGAAAAACTCAACGCCTCCAACCAGACCGTGGCCCAGGCCGAAGCCCAGTACCGCCAGGCCCAGGCCTTGGCGCGCAGTGCGCGCGGGGCATTTTTTCCGACGGTCGATCTCACGGTTGGCAAGACCCGTTCCAGCCAGGGCACCGGCAGCAGCAGTTCGAGCCTGAGCAGTTCTTCCAGCGGCATTCGCGACACCTACAGCGCCCAGGCCGGCGTGAGCTGGGAAGCGGACGTGTGGGGCAAATTGCGCCGCACGCTTGAAGCCGACGAAGCCAGCGCGCAAGCCAGTTTTGCCGACCTGGCGGCGATGCGCCTGAGCCAGCAATCGGAGCTGGTGCAGAACTACCTGCAATTGCGGGTGATCGACCAGCAGAAGCGTTTGTTGCAGACCACGGTCGACAACTATCAACGCTCGCTGAAAATGACCGAAAACCAGTACCGCGCCGGCGTATCCGGCAAGGACGCGGTGGCCCAGGCGCAGAACCAGCTCAAGACCACCCAGGCCGACCTGATCGACCTGATCTGGCAGCGCGCGCAGTTCGAAAACGCCATCGCCGTGCTGATCGGCCTGCCGCCCGCCGAGTTCAGCCTGGCCGAGACCCAGGACATCCCGGCGCTGCCGCAGGTCCCGGTTGCAGTACCGTCGCAATTGCTCGAACGCCGCCCGGACATCGCGTCGGCGGAGCGCTCGGTCATGGCCGCCAACGCCAACATCGGGGTGGCGAAGGCGGCCTATTATCCGGACCTGACCTTGAGCCTGAGTGGAGGCTATAGCAGCAGCACCTACGATAATTGGGTGAGCGTGCCAAACCGCTTCTGGTCGGTCGGCCCGCAACTGGCGATGACCTTGTTCGACGGTGGCCAGCGCTCGGCGGAGGTCGACCGCAGCGTCGCCGCCTATGACCAGACCGTCGCCACCTATCGCCAGACCGTGCTCGACGGCTTCCGCGAAGTCGAAAACTACATGATCCAGCTCAAGGTGCTCGAGGACGAAGCCCGCGTCCGCCAGGAAGCCCTGGACGCGGCGCGCGAGTCTTTGCGCCTGACGCAGAACCAGTACAGGGCAGGGCTGATCGGCTACCTCGACGTGGTCACCGTCCAGGCCACTGCCCTGAGCAACGAGCGCAGCGTGCTGAGCCTGCAACAGAGCCGGTTGATTGCCAGTGCGCAGTTGATTGCCGCATTGGGCGGTGGTTGGGATGGGCAATTGGAGGTGGATGACAAGCGGTAA
- a CDS encoding efflux RND transporter permease subunit gives MNLSGPFIRRPVATMLLSFAIMLLGGVCFGLLPVSPLPQMDFPVIVVQANLPGASPEVMASTVATPLERSFGAIAGVNTMSSRSSQGSTRVILQFDLDRDINGAAREVQAAINASRNLLPSGMRSMPTYKKVNPSQAPIMVLSLTSDVLEKGQLYDLASTILSQSLSQVAGVGEVQIGGSSLPAVRIELEPQLLNQYGVALDDVRTAIANSNVRRPKGSVEDDKRMWQVQANDQLEKAKDYETLVIRYQDGSVLRLKDVAKVSDGVEDRYNSGFFNNDAAVLLVINRQAGANIIETVNEIKNQLPALQAVLPASVKLDLAMDRSPVIKATLHEAEMTLLIAVALVVLVVFLFLGNFRASLIPTLAVPVSLVGTFAVMYVYGFSLNNLSLMALILATGLVVDDAIVVLENISRHIDEGVPPMKAAYLGAEEVGFTLLSMNASLVAVFLSILFMGGIVESLFREFSITLAAAIVVSLVVSLTLTPMLCARWLKPHVPGQENRLQRWSHGLNERMVRGYARSLDWVLRHRRLTLFSLLVTIGVNIALYVVVPKTFMPQQDTGQLIGFVRGDDGLSFNVMQPKMEIFRRAVLKDEAVQSVAGFIGGNNGTNNAFMLVRLKPIKERGISAQKVIERLRKEMPKVPGGQLMLMADQDLQFGGGREQTTSQYSYILQSADLASLRTWYPKVVAAFRALPELTAIDARDGGGAQQVTLVVDRDQAKRLGIDMDMVTSVLNNAYSQRQISTIYDSLNQYQVVMEVNPKYAQDPNTLEQVQVITADGARVPLSAIAHYENSLEDDRVSHEGQFASEGISFDMAEGVTVEQGTAAIERAIAKLGMPEDVIAKMAGTADAFAATQKSQPFMILGALLAVYLVLGVLYESYIHPLTILSTLPSAGVGALLSIYVLGSEFSLISLLGLFLLIGVVKKNAILMIDLALQLERAGQTSLESIRSACLLRLRPILMTTLAAILGALPLLLGGAEGSEMRQPLGLTIIGGLVFSQVLTLYTTPVVYLYLDNLRHRFNRWRGVRTDAALETPL, from the coding sequence ATGAACCTCTCCGGCCCCTTCATCCGTCGTCCTGTAGCAACCATGCTGCTGAGCTTCGCCATCATGCTGCTCGGCGGCGTGTGCTTTGGCTTGCTACCGGTTTCGCCGTTGCCGCAAATGGATTTTCCGGTGATCGTGGTCCAGGCCAACCTACCGGGGGCAAGCCCCGAGGTGATGGCTTCCACGGTGGCGACGCCGCTGGAACGCTCATTCGGCGCCATCGCTGGGGTCAACACCATGAGCAGCCGCTCGAGCCAGGGCTCGACGCGGGTGATCCTGCAATTCGACTTGGACCGCGACATCAACGGCGCGGCCCGGGAGGTGCAAGCGGCCATCAACGCCTCGCGGAACTTGCTGCCCAGCGGCATGCGCAGCATGCCCACCTACAAGAAGGTCAACCCGTCCCAGGCGCCCATCATGGTGCTTTCGCTGACCTCCGATGTGTTGGAGAAAGGCCAGCTCTATGACCTGGCCTCGACGATCCTGTCCCAGAGCCTGTCCCAGGTGGCGGGTGTCGGTGAGGTGCAGATTGGCGGCAGCTCCTTGCCGGCGGTGCGCATCGAGCTGGAGCCGCAATTGCTCAACCAGTACGGCGTGGCGCTGGACGACGTACGCACTGCGATCGCCAATAGCAATGTGCGCCGACCCAAGGGGTCGGTCGAAGACGACAAGCGCATGTGGCAAGTGCAGGCCAACGACCAGTTGGAGAAAGCCAAGGACTACGAAACACTGGTCATCCGTTACCAGGATGGCTCGGTATTGCGGCTCAAGGACGTGGCAAAGGTCAGCGATGGCGTCGAGGACCGCTATAACAGCGGATTCTTCAACAATGACGCCGCCGTGCTATTGGTGATCAATCGCCAGGCCGGCGCCAACATCATCGAGACCGTCAACGAGATCAAGAACCAACTGCCCGCCCTGCAAGCGGTACTGCCCGCCAGCGTCAAGCTGGACCTGGCCATGGACCGCTCGCCGGTAATCAAGGCCACCCTGCACGAAGCGGAAATGACCCTGCTGATCGCCGTTGCCCTGGTGGTGCTGGTGGTGTTCCTGTTCCTCGGCAATTTCCGCGCTTCGCTGATCCCGACGCTGGCGGTGCCGGTGTCGCTGGTGGGCACGTTCGCGGTGATGTACGTCTATGGATTCTCGCTGAACAACCTGTCGCTGATGGCGTTGATCCTCGCCACGGGGCTGGTGGTGGATGATGCCATCGTGGTGCTGGAAAACATTTCCCGGCACATCGATGAAGGCGTGCCGCCGATGAAAGCGGCCTACCTCGGCGCCGAGGAAGTGGGCTTTACCTTGTTGTCAATGAACGCCTCGCTGGTGGCGGTGTTCCTGTCGATCCTGTTCATGGGCGGCATCGTCGAGAGTCTGTTCCGCGAATTTTCCATCACCCTGGCGGCTGCCATTGTCGTCTCGCTGGTGGTGTCCCTGACCCTCACGCCGATGCTCTGCGCGCGATGGCTCAAGCCTCATGTGCCGGGGCAGGAAAACCGCTTGCAGCGCTGGAGTCATGGCCTCAATGAGCGCATGGTCCGGGGTTACGCCCGTAGCCTGGACTGGGTGCTGCGCCATCGTCGCCTGACCTTGTTCAGCCTGTTGGTGACCATCGGAGTGAACATTGCGCTGTATGTGGTGGTGCCAAAAACCTTCATGCCGCAGCAGGACACCGGCCAGTTGATCGGTTTCGTGCGCGGCGACGACGGGCTGTCGTTCAACGTGATGCAGCCGAAGATGGAAATCTTCCGTCGCGCTGTGCTCAAGGACGAAGCGGTGCAGAGCGTGGCGGGGTTCATCGGCGGCAACAACGGCACCAATAACGCTTTCATGCTGGTGCGCCTCAAGCCGATCAAGGAACGCGGGATCTCCGCTCAGAAAGTCATCGAGCGCTTGCGCAAGGAAATGCCCAAGGTGCCCGGCGGCCAATTGATGCTGATGGCCGACCAGGATCTGCAGTTCGGTGGCGGGCGTGAGCAGACCACGTCGCAGTATTCCTACATCCTGCAAAGTGCGGACCTGGCGTCGCTGCGCACCTGGTACCCCAAGGTCGTCGCCGCTTTCCGCGCCTTGCCGGAGCTGACCGCGATCGACGCCCGCGACGGTGGCGGGGCGCAGCAGGTGACGCTGGTGGTGGACCGCGACCAGGCCAAGCGCCTGGGCATCGACATGGACATGGTCACTTCGGTGCTGAACAACGCGTACAGTCAGCGGCAGATCTCGACCATATACGACAGCCTCAACCAGTATCAGGTGGTGATGGAGGTCAATCCCAAATATGCCCAGGACCCCAATACGCTCGAGCAGGTCCAGGTGATCACCGCCGACGGCGCGCGAGTGCCGCTGTCGGCGATTGCCCATTATGAAAACAGCCTGGAAGACGACCGCGTCAGCCACGAAGGCCAGTTCGCGTCCGAAGGTATTTCGTTCGACATGGCCGAAGGCGTCACGGTGGAGCAGGGCACCGCGGCGATCGAGCGGGCGATTGCCAAGCTCGGGATGCCCGAGGATGTCATCGCAAAAATGGCCGGCACCGCCGATGCATTCGCCGCGACCCAGAAAAGCCAGCCCTTCATGATCCTCGGGGCGTTGCTGGCGGTGTACCTGGTGCTGGGCGTGCTCTACGAGAGCTACATACATCCGCTGACCATCCTGTCCACCTTGCCCTCTGCCGGGGTGGGCGCGTTGCTGTCGATCTACGTGCTGGGCAGCGAGTTCAGCCTGATCTCGCTGCTTGGGTTGTTCCTGTTGATCGGGGTGGTGAAGAAAAACGCCATCCTGATGATCGACCTCGCGCTGCAATTGGAGCGCGCCGGCCAAACGTCGTTGGAGTCGATCCGCAGTGCTTGCCTGTTGCGGCTGAGGCCGATCCTGATGACCACCCTGGCGGCGATCCTCGGTGCCTTGCCGCTGTTGCTCGGCGGTGCCGAAGGCTCGGAAATGCGCCAGCCACTGGGCCTGACGATCATCGGCGGGCTGGTGTTCAGCCAAGTCCTGACGCTTTACACCACCCCCGTGGTCTACCTCTATCTCGATAACCTGCGCCATCGTTTCAACCGCTGGCGTGGGGTGCGCACTGATGCTGCCCTGGAAACTCCGCTATGA